In Denticeps clupeoides chromosome 1, fDenClu1.1, whole genome shotgun sequence, a single window of DNA contains:
- the cdkn3 gene encoding cyclin-dependent kinase inhibitor 3 has translation MRTSEFDSSDEEQEGAEQDSPLQISWLSLSVVECSQFLGICPLPGCKYKEVRRNLQTDVGELQNQGVEDIFVFCTRGELQRYRVPCLLEAYTQRGLTVHHLPFPDGGTPELPQCCQILEELQASLQASRRTVIHCYGGLGRSGLIAACLLLQLSVSMTPNKAIEILRELRGAGAIQTVKQYNFLHEFREQFAAYQDNTDVSRERSVSR, from the exons ATGAGGACGAGTGAGTTTGACTCATCCGATGAAGAACAAGAAGGGGCCGAGCAGGATAGTCCTCTGCAGATATCCTG GCTGTCTTTGTCTGTGGTGGAGTGCTCCCAGTTTTTGGGCATCTGTCCATTGCCAG GATGTAAATATAAAGAAGTGAGACGGAATCTGCAGACGGATGTGG GTGAGCTGCAGAACCAGGGTGTGGAGGACATCTTTGTGTTCTGCACACGTGGGGAGCTGCAGCGGTACCGTGTGCCCTGCCTGCTGGAGGCCTACACCCAACGCGGTCTCACCGTCCACCACCTGCCCTTCCCGGACGGGGGCACCCCTGAGCTGCCCCAGTGCTGCCAGAtcctggaggagctgcaggccaGCCTTCAGGCAAGCCGCAGGACCGTCATCCA TTGCTATGGAGGTCTTGGCCGCTCTGGACTGA TTGCTGCATGCCTCCTGCTTCAGCTCTCTGTGTCCATGACGCCCAACAAAGCCATTGAGATACTGCGAGAGCTGAGAGGAGCCGGGGCCATTCAGACAGTCAAG CAATACAACTTCCTCCATGAATTTCGGGAACAATTTGCTGCATATCAGGATAACACAGATGTTTCCCGAGAACGATCAGTTTCACGGTAG
- the LOC114792493 gene encoding uncharacterized protein LOC114792493: protein MKAHEGELLREISKLQGIVTELKAGFSRALVELSHIQHGDRHLQNQLQDAQNCCHKRALHLEALVQSLREELGEVRDQIHQLCGNRIKPDHEKKAPETDESGTLGSRVTQRDRVERCQCNGSAGSALRASLLLHCYLQGLRAVLCQSSDASLNGQVVPKCVRVPQTVIGSWPAEVPRPCSLEGKRQQVTVQLLQSEWEYVSSLGQLYDKYKTLPTLRNQLDQHKVFLKHVEQLLQCHLVFRNALEERLAADQWRCLVGDVFAKLTCHNEAGFSEAYLGYMSSLPGILSTEISRIKPSTKPQNAQGCQEDGAGLITLLFSPVSRIHSYLSVIQNLLDWTGGDHPDRHLLLDAQRLLGHIRSRFHMILEQSVRLEENEVSTLRCEIPSPDCPSAFTKYTPISRNSHAHTHTHNHTICHEHREERQPATTQVAPDLATLSRCTRVCRPVPAAGGSATWAPPPDGREKGGDVRFLLHRAEAGGNAAADIDPGQGTSACALNMCPHEIYHMNRHLLDFETDAEDLGDTSVFDYSSVTSCSPDDTLDQQSHGRGGEESREDEEEEEEDSQIPVLLKPSYTHPRLQSNAPRTHSHREGTVCTRWQIPRAAQDPAAHTHLQRVLEFGGGERVCLAAGASEARQGAVKMQRQLSRAFRPIWDQPYRQADETPAKDQSQRTAVPQVHPGPSMQHDREGRRSFSGTQGNGDVWNESEDSEGPCSNV from the exons ATGAAGGCCCATGAGGGAGAGCTGTTGAGGGAGATCTCCAAG TTGCAGGGTATCGTGACGGAGCTGAAGGCTGGTTTCTCCAGGGCTCTGGTGGAACTCAGTCACATCCAGCATGGGGACAGACATCTGCAGAACCAGCTACAGGACGCCCAGAACTGCTGCCACAAACGGGCCCTCCACCTGGAGGCCCTGGTGCAGTCTTTAAGG GAGGAGCTTGGGGAGGTGCGTGATCAAATACATCAGCTGTGTGGCAACCGGATAAAACCAGACCATGAAAAGAAAGCGCCAGAGACAGACGAATCCGGAACACTGGGCTCAAGAgtcacacagagagacag AGTCGAGAGGTGCCAGTGTAACGGATCAGCCGGTTCAGCTCTGAGAGCCAGTCTCCTGCTCCACTGCTACCTACAGGGCCTCCGTGCTGTACTGTGCCAAAGCTCAG ACGCCTCCCTCAACGGTCAGGTCGTGCCGAAGTGCGTGCGGGTTCCGCAGACTGTGATTGGCTCCTGGCCAGCAGAGGTGCCACGCCCCTGCTCGCTGGAGG GTAAGAGGCAGCAGGTGACCGTGCAGCTGCTGCAGTCAGAGTGGGAGTATGTGTCCAGCCTCGGTCAGCTTTACGACAAATACAAAACCCTGCCCACGCTCCGAAACCAGCTGGACCAGCA caAAGTGTTTCTGAAACATgtggagcagctgctgcagtgCCATCTAGTGTTCAGGAACGCTTTGGAAGAGCGACTGGCAGCAGACCAGTGGAGGTGTCTGGTCGGGGATGTGTTTGCCAAACTCACGTGCCACAACGAG GCTGGCTTTTCTGAAGCTTATCTTGGGTACATGAGCTCCTTGCCAGGCATCCTCAGCACAGAGATCAGCAGAATAAAGCCTTCAACAAAGCCACAAAATGCACAG GGTTGCCAAGAAGACGGGGCGGGGCTAATCACATTGCTCTTTTCACCCGTGTCCCGAATACACAGCTACCTGAGCGTGATACAG AACCTGCTGGATTGGACTGGGGGAGACCATCCCGACCGCCATCTGCTCCTTGATGCACAAAGACTTCTGGGACACATCCGCTCACGCTTTCACATGATCCTGGAGCAGAGTGTCAGATTGGAGGAGAATGAGGTTTCAACCTTGAG GTGTGAAATCCCAAGCCCTGACTGCCCCTCGGCCTTCACCAAATACACTCCCATCTCCAGAAacagccacgcacacacacacacacacaaccacacaatcTGTCACGAGCACCGCGAGGAGAGACAGCCTGCCACCACTCA GGTCGCTCCTGACCTCGCCACCCTGTCTCGCTGTACCCGGGTATGTCGCCCTGTGCCCGCCGCGGGGGGCTCTGCCACGTGGGCGCCCCCACCTGACGGTCGGGAGAAGGGGGGAGACGTCCGGTTCCTCCTGCACCGTGCTGAAGCGGGAGGGAACGCAGCGGCTGACATTGACCCTGGACAGGGCACCTCAGCCTGTGCACTGAATATGTGTCCCCATGAGATCTACCATATGAACAG GCACCTGCTGGACTTCGAAACAGATGCGGAGGACCTGGGGGACACGTCCGTCTTCGATTACTCCTCCGTCACCTCCTGCAGCCCTGATGACACACTTGACCAGCAGAGTCacgggagaggaggggaggagagccgagaggacgaggaggaggaagaggaggacagcCAGATCCCGGTCCTCCTCAAACCCTCCTACACCCACCCGCGCCTGCAGTCCAACGCCCCCCGAACACACTCTCACCGAGAAGGGACGGTGTGCACAAGGTGGCAGATCCCACGGGCAGCGCAGGACCCCgccgctcacacacacctccagcgTGTGCTGGAGTTCGGCGGCGGGGAGCGGGTGTGCCTGGCGGCAGGCGCCAGTGAGGCGAGGCAAGGCGCGGTTAAGATGCAGCGGCAGCTTTCCAGGGCTTTCCGGCCCATCTGGGATCAGCCCTACAGACAG GCAGATGAGACTCCTGCTAAGGACCAATCTCAGAGAACAGCGGTGCCACAGGTACACCCAGGACCCAGCATGCAGCATGACAGGGAGGGAAGGAG gtcatTTAGTGGCACACAGGGAAATGGAGATGTCTGGAATGAGAGTGAGGACAGCGAGGGACCCTGCAGCaatgtttaa